A window of the Microtus pennsylvanicus isolate mMicPen1 chromosome 4, mMicPen1.hap1, whole genome shotgun sequence genome harbors these coding sequences:
- the LOC142848302 gene encoding histone H4, with translation MSGRGKGGKGLGKGGAKRHRKVLRDNIQGITKPAIRRLARRGGVKRISGLIYEETRGVLKVFLENVIRDAVTYTEHAKRKTVTAMDVVYALKRQGRTLYGFGG, from the coding sequence ATGTCTGGTCGTGGTAAAGGCGGCAAAGGTCTTGGCAAGGGCGGCGCCAAGCGCCACCGCAAGGTCCTGCGCGACAACATCCAGGGCATCACCAAGCCCGCCATCCGCCGCCTGGCCCGGCGCGGAGGAGTCAAGCGCATCTCCGGCCTCATCTACGAGGAGACCCGCGGGGTGCTGAAGGTGTTCCTGGAGAACGTGATCCGCGACGCGGTCACCTACACGGAGCACGCCAAGCGCAAGACCGTCACCGCCATGGATGTGGTCTACGCGCTCAAGCGCCAGGGCCGCACCCTCTACGGCTTCGGCGGCTGA